One Streptomyces sp. NBC_00223 genomic window carries:
- a CDS encoding HpcH/HpaI aldolase/citrate lyase family protein, protein MRSAKDFFRPLAVGAPTPLREVPFRPSRMIHFFDPGNEKMAAKVPVIAPQVDVLLGNLEDAVAADRKEAARHGLVKIARGTDFGDTQLWTRVNSLDSPWALDDLLTLVTEIGDRLDVVMVPKVEGAQDIHYVDRLLAQLEARAGVHRPILVHAILETATGVANVEEIAAASPRMQGISLGPADLAASRRMKTTRVGGGHPGYLVREDPHADGTPRATYQQDLWHYTLARMVDACAAHGILPYYGPFGDIQDVTACEDQFRNAFLLGCVGAWTLHPVQIALAKRVFSPAPEDVAWARRVIDAMGDGTGAVMIDGKMQDDATYKQCLVVADLADALAARDPELAEAYAAAARQTAQRPASDPQKPAHDPEAAR, encoded by the coding sequence AGTGCCGTTCAGGCCCTCGCGGATGATTCACTTCTTCGACCCCGGCAACGAGAAGATGGCCGCCAAGGTGCCCGTCATCGCACCCCAGGTGGACGTCCTGCTCGGCAACCTGGAAGACGCGGTGGCAGCCGACCGCAAGGAGGCGGCCCGCCACGGACTGGTGAAGATCGCCCGGGGCACGGACTTCGGCGACACCCAGCTGTGGACCCGCGTCAACAGCCTGGACTCCCCGTGGGCCCTGGACGACCTGCTCACCCTGGTCACCGAGATCGGCGACAGACTCGACGTCGTCATGGTGCCGAAGGTGGAGGGCGCCCAGGACATCCACTACGTGGACCGGCTGCTGGCCCAGCTGGAGGCCAGGGCCGGGGTCCACCGGCCGATCCTGGTGCACGCCATCCTGGAGACCGCGACCGGCGTCGCCAACGTCGAGGAGATCGCCGCCGCGAGCCCCCGGATGCAGGGCATCTCCCTGGGCCCGGCCGACCTCGCCGCCTCCCGCCGGATGAAGACGACCCGGGTCGGCGGCGGCCACCCCGGCTATCTGGTCCGCGAGGACCCGCACGCCGACGGCACACCCCGGGCCACGTACCAGCAGGACCTGTGGCACTACACACTCGCGAGGATGGTCGACGCGTGTGCGGCGCACGGCATCCTGCCGTACTACGGGCCCTTCGGGGACATCCAGGACGTGACGGCGTGCGAGGACCAGTTCCGCAACGCCTTCCTGCTCGGCTGCGTCGGCGCCTGGACGCTGCACCCGGTGCAGATCGCCCTGGCCAAGCGGGTGTTCTCGCCCGCGCCCGAGGACGTGGCCTGGGCCCGCCGGGTGATCGACGCGATGGGCGACGGCACGGGCGCGGTGATGATCGACGGCAAGATGCAGGACGACGCCACGTACAAGCAGTGCCTGGTGGTCGCCGACCTCGCGGACGCGCTGGCCGCCCGCGACCCGGAGCTGGCCGAGGCGTACGCGGCGGCCGCCCGGCAGACCGCCCAGCGCCCGGCCTCCGACCCGCAGAAGCCCGCCCACGACCCGGAGGCCGCCCGATGA
- a CDS encoding HpcH/HpaI aldolase/citrate lyase family protein → MTATRPTTAPRPRRSVLYMPGANERALEKAKTLPTDALILDLEDSVAPDAKAEARKRVAEAAASGEYGYREVTIRVNAPGTPWHADDLRAAAEAGPDAVVVPKVDGAETVRAVEAALEAAGAPDRTAVWAMIETPVAMFEARRIAEASPRLTVLVMGTNDLAKELHAEHVPGRAPLLTGLSLALLAARATGRVVLDGVYNNVHDLTGFEAETLQGRQLGFDGKTLIHPKQLEPCNRIFAPAPEDVERARRIIEAFDQATSQGRGVVTVDGRMIENLHVDEARRVLALAEAVAGR, encoded by the coding sequence ATGACCGCCACCCGCCCGACGACCGCCCCCCGCCCCCGCCGCTCGGTCCTCTACATGCCCGGCGCCAACGAACGCGCCCTGGAGAAGGCCAAGACCCTCCCCACCGACGCCCTCATCCTCGACCTGGAGGACTCCGTCGCCCCCGACGCCAAGGCGGAGGCCCGCAAGCGCGTGGCCGAGGCCGCGGCGAGCGGCGAGTACGGCTACCGCGAGGTCACCATCCGGGTCAACGCGCCGGGGACGCCTTGGCACGCCGACGACCTGCGGGCCGCCGCCGAGGCGGGCCCCGACGCGGTGGTCGTCCCCAAGGTGGACGGCGCCGAGACCGTCAGGGCCGTGGAAGCGGCCCTGGAGGCGGCCGGCGCCCCCGACCGTACGGCCGTGTGGGCGATGATCGAGACGCCGGTCGCGATGTTCGAGGCACGGCGGATCGCGGAGGCGTCCCCGAGGCTCACCGTCCTCGTCATGGGCACCAACGACCTCGCCAAGGAGCTGCACGCCGAGCACGTACCGGGCAGGGCGCCGCTGCTGACCGGGCTGTCGCTCGCCCTGCTGGCGGCCCGCGCCACCGGCCGGGTCGTCTTGGACGGTGTCTACAACAACGTGCACGATCTGACCGGCTTCGAAGCGGAGACCCTCCAAGGGCGGCAGCTCGGCTTCGACGGCAAGACCCTCATCCACCCCAAGCAGCTCGAACCCTGCAACCGGATCTTCGCGCCCGCGCCGGAGGACGTCGAGCGGGCCCGGCGGATCATCGAGGCGTTCGATCAGGCCACGTCACAGGGCCGCGGGGTGGTCACCGTGGACGGCAGGATGATCGAGAACCTGCATGTGGACGAGGCCCGCCGGGTGCTCGCGCTGGCCGAGGCGGTGGCCGGCCGCTGA
- a CDS encoding acyl-CoA carboxylase subunit beta, with protein sequence MTTSQEAPVAVNDARGRVAELHAIREEVRRGPSEKATEAQKAKGKLTARERIDLLLDEGSFHEVEQLRRHRATGFGLEEKRPYTDGVITGWGTVHGRTVFVYAHDFRIFGGALGEAHATKIHKIMDMAISAGAPLVSLNDGAGARIQEGVSALAGYGGIFQRNTRASGVIPQISVMLGPCAGGAAYSPALTDFVFMVRETSQMFITGPDVVQAVTGEQITQNGLGGADVHSSVSGVSHFAYDDEQTCLEEVRYLLSLLPQNNRENPPSVESQDPADRRGDSLLDLVPADGNRSYDMHKVIEEIVDDGEYLEIHERWATNIICALSRLDGQVVGIVANQPASLAGVLDIEASEKAARFVQMCDAFNVPIITLLDVPGFLPGVAQEHGGIIRHGAKLLYAYCNATVPRISLILRKAYGGAYIVMDSQSIGADLTYAWPTNEIAVMGAEGAANVIFRRQIAGADDPEAMRARMVKEYKSELMHPYYAAERGLVDDVIDPAETREVLIGSLAMLRTKHADLPSRKHGNPPQ encoded by the coding sequence ATGACCACATCGCAAGAGGCGCCCGTCGCGGTGAACGACGCCCGCGGGCGAGTCGCCGAGCTCCACGCCATCCGCGAGGAGGTCCGGCGCGGACCGAGCGAGAAGGCGACCGAGGCACAGAAGGCCAAGGGAAAGCTGACCGCGCGCGAGCGGATCGACCTGCTGCTCGACGAAGGCTCCTTCCACGAGGTGGAGCAGCTGCGGCGGCACCGGGCCACCGGCTTCGGTCTTGAGGAGAAGCGCCCGTACACCGATGGAGTGATCACCGGCTGGGGCACCGTCCACGGCCGTACGGTCTTCGTCTACGCACACGACTTCCGGATCTTCGGCGGCGCGCTCGGCGAGGCGCACGCCACCAAGATCCACAAGATCATGGACATGGCCATCTCGGCCGGCGCCCCCCTGGTCTCCCTCAACGACGGCGCCGGCGCCCGGATCCAGGAAGGCGTCTCGGCGCTGGCCGGATACGGCGGCATCTTCCAGCGCAACACCCGCGCCAGCGGCGTCATCCCGCAGATCAGCGTGATGCTCGGCCCGTGCGCGGGCGGCGCCGCCTACTCCCCGGCGCTCACCGACTTCGTCTTCATGGTCCGTGAGACCTCGCAGATGTTCATCACCGGACCCGACGTGGTCCAGGCCGTGACCGGTGAGCAGATCACCCAGAACGGCCTCGGCGGCGCCGATGTCCACTCCTCGGTCTCCGGCGTCTCGCACTTCGCGTACGACGACGAGCAGACCTGCCTCGAAGAGGTGCGCTACCTGCTCTCGCTGCTCCCGCAGAACAACCGGGAGAACCCGCCGAGCGTGGAGTCCCAGGACCCGGCCGACCGCCGCGGCGACTCGCTGCTCGACCTGGTGCCCGCCGACGGCAACCGCTCGTACGACATGCACAAGGTCATCGAGGAGATCGTCGACGACGGCGAGTACCTGGAGATCCACGAGCGCTGGGCCACCAACATCATCTGCGCGCTCTCCCGGCTCGACGGCCAGGTGGTGGGCATCGTCGCCAACCAGCCGGCCTCGCTCGCGGGCGTCCTGGACATCGAGGCGTCCGAGAAGGCGGCCCGCTTCGTACAGATGTGCGACGCGTTCAACGTCCCGATCATCACTCTTCTGGACGTCCCCGGCTTCCTCCCCGGCGTCGCCCAGGAGCACGGTGGGATCATCCGCCACGGCGCGAAGCTGCTGTACGCGTACTGCAACGCCACCGTCCCGCGGATCTCGCTGATCCTGCGCAAGGCCTACGGAGGTGCGTACATCGTCATGGACAGCCAGTCCATCGGTGCCGACCTCACCTATGCCTGGCCCACCAACGAGATCGCGGTGATGGGCGCGGAAGGCGCCGCCAATGTCATCTTCCGCCGCCAGATCGCCGGCGCCGACGACCCCGAGGCCATGCGCGCCCGCATGGTCAAGGAGTACAAGTCCGAGCTGATGCACCCGTACTACGCGGCCGAACGCGGCCTGGTGGACGACGTCATCGACCCGGCCGAGACCCGCGAGGTGCTGATCGGCTCGCTGGCCATGCTCCGCACCAAGCACGCGGACCTGCCGTCGCGCAAGCACGGCAACCCGCCGCAGTAG
- a CDS encoding acyl-CoA carboxylase epsilon subunit, with protein METTLSTPADSLVRVEKGHADPEELAALTALLLVRAAAGESDVPARPLRSTAKWRRLERTPGFRAPHSWQG; from the coding sequence ATGGAGACCACCTTGAGCACTCCCGCCGATTCCCTCGTGCGAGTCGAGAAGGGTCACGCCGACCCCGAGGAGCTCGCCGCGCTCACCGCGCTTCTGCTCGTCCGCGCCGCCGCCGGTGAGAGCGACGTCCCGGCCCGCCCGCTGCGGTCCACCGCCAAGTGGCGCCGGCTGGAGCGCACCCCCGGCTTCCGCGCCCCGCACTCCTGGCAGGGCTGA
- a CDS encoding GTP-binding protein — MDFGSSSGPTRATTSAKIVVAGGFGVGKTTFVGAVSEINPLRTEAVMTSASAGIDDLTHAPDKTTTTVAMDFGRITLDEDLILYLFGTPGQDRFWFMWDDLVRGAIGAIVLVDTRRLADCFPAVDYFENSGLPFVIALNGFDGHQPYGPEEVREALQIGPEAPIITTDARHRAEAKSALITLVEHALMARLR; from the coding sequence GTGGACTTCGGAAGCTCTAGCGGCCCGACCCGCGCCACCACCTCCGCGAAGATCGTGGTGGCGGGCGGATTCGGCGTGGGCAAGACCACGTTCGTCGGTGCCGTGTCGGAGATCAATCCGCTGCGCACCGAAGCCGTGATGACATCGGCGTCCGCCGGGATCGACGACCTCACGCACGCGCCGGACAAGACCACCACCACCGTGGCGATGGACTTCGGCCGTATCACTCTCGACGAGGACCTGATCCTGTACCTGTTCGGTACCCCCGGGCAGGACCGCTTCTGGTTCATGTGGGACGACCTGGTCCGCGGCGCGATCGGCGCGATCGTCCTGGTGGACACCCGCCGGCTGGCCGACTGCTTCCCGGCCGTCGACTACTTCGAGAACAGCGGGCTGCCCTTCGTCATCGCCCTCAACGGCTTCGACGGACACCAGCCCTACGGTCCCGAGGAGGTCCGTGAGGCCCTCCAGATCGGCCCCGAGGCACCCATCATCACCACCGACGCCCGACACCGGGCGGAGGCGAAGAGCGCGCTCATCACGCTCGTGGAGCACGCGCTGATGGCCCGCCTGCGGTAG
- a CDS encoding DUF742 domain-containing protein: protein MSTSPGGDPYGSQHQPPLNPYGYPSAPTPEPEPQYRQPRIQPYAPPQAPPPQTARGGAGAGGAGRGGGTGGGGRARTPSGLVRPYAMTGGRTRPRYQLAIEALVTTTADAERLRGQLPEHQRICLLCREIKSVAEISALLTIPLGVVRILVADLAEAGLVAIHQPGGDESAGGQPDVTLLERVLSGLRKL, encoded by the coding sequence GTGAGCACGTCCCCCGGTGGAGATCCGTACGGCAGTCAGCATCAGCCGCCTCTTAACCCGTACGGCTACCCCTCGGCACCCACTCCGGAGCCCGAGCCGCAGTACCGGCAGCCGCGTATCCAGCCCTACGCGCCGCCGCAGGCTCCGCCGCCGCAGACCGCGCGGGGTGGTGCGGGTGCCGGTGGTGCGGGCCGGGGCGGTGGCACCGGCGGTGGTGGCCGCGCCCGTACGCCCTCCGGCCTGGTACGCCCGTACGCCATGACCGGCGGCCGCACCAGGCCGCGTTACCAGCTCGCCATAGAGGCGCTGGTCACGACCACCGCCGACGCCGAGCGGCTGCGGGGGCAGCTGCCGGAGCACCAGCGGATCTGCCTGCTCTGCCGGGAGATCAAGTCGGTCGCGGAGATCTCCGCACTGCTGACCATCCCGCTCGGAGTCGTCCGCATCCTCGTGGCCGACCTGGCCGAGGCGGGACTGGTCGCGATCCACCAGCCCGGTGGCGACGAGTCGGCGGGCGGCCAGCCAGATGTGACATTGCTTGAAAGGGTTCTCAGTGGACTTCGGAAGCTCTAG
- a CDS encoding roadblock/LC7 domain-containing protein codes for MSQAAQNLNWLITNFVDNTPGVSHTVVVSADGLLLAMSDGFPRDRADQLAAVASGLTSLTAGASRIFEGGSVNQTVVEMERGFLFIMSVSDGSSLAVLAHPECDIGLVGYEMALLVDRAGTVLTPDLRAELQGSLLN; via the coding sequence ATGAGCCAGGCGGCACAGAACCTGAACTGGTTGATCACCAACTTCGTGGACAACACCCCCGGGGTGTCCCACACGGTGGTGGTCTCCGCCGACGGCCTGCTGCTCGCGATGTCCGACGGATTCCCCCGCGACCGAGCCGACCAGCTCGCCGCCGTCGCCTCCGGCCTGACCTCCCTCACCGCCGGAGCCTCCCGCATCTTCGAAGGCGGAAGCGTCAACCAGACCGTCGTCGAAATGGAACGCGGCTTCCTCTTCATCATGTCCGTCTCCGACGGCTCCTCCCTCGCCGTACTCGCCCACCCCGAGTGCGACATCGGCCTCGTCGGCTACGAAATGGCCCTGCTCGTCGACCGAGCAGGAACCGTACTCACGCCCGATCTGAGGGCCGAACTGCAGGGCAGCCTGCTCAACTAA
- a CDS encoding sensor histidine kinase: MRNWRVATRLNAILLIPVLVALVFGGFRVKSSVDTWNEAETAVRTANLVRAAATYGNALENERDVTVVPLLAGKRESATVSSAYAATDNAARDFNEAAGRIPKDSDLQRRMNNFRVVEPQLASLRKSAYTGQLSGVQTEEWYVRIQHPLMELANELGYGTDNGAAYGRTLYAVSLAKAAESLTRSIGMHILVDPSSTSTQLSLQRTSLGSYQYLETIALEEYAGGGTDEDAQRLQDAQKQAVAKGQEQITAAQNKAVASHSAYVVPPDLTKMVNDLGNPAYSLSQLHAEGVTPESYMAASTLLFEAYRSVEVHLADQATTSAATVASDARRDALANSAIVLVALIIAFIVAGLMARSMSRSMRRLRSAAFDIAETRLPALVDQLSRTDPGRVNTQVQPIPINTRDEIGEVARAFDQVHREAVRLAAEQALLRGNVNAIFTNLSQRNQGLIQRQLTLITELENNEADPDQLEHLFKMDHLATRMRRNGENLLVLAGQEPGRNWNQPVPLVDVLRAAASEVEAYDRIELVGIPDTDIHGSAVSDLVHLLAELLENATSFSSPQTKVRITATRLPDGRVMVEIHDKGIGLTATDFADINHKLADPPTVDVEIAKRMGLFVVGRLAERHGIRVQLRPSGEQAGTTSLVMLPEPITHGGGGEEELPEDDRDFTVSRIVPEHTAVEEGAGLLRPELGHQRTAAELGFDDSRYEEGNSLDPVGRSLLREERRAQLGAAAADRQEDVQQPQQSQEQQTAPAYENGGYEPAQGAQGYDQSYDPAYQQQTYEQGFQPGYDQQGYDGHGYSEQPASEGLESYVPQQPQQPDPQPQNGFFGQSYAPQSYDSSFDSFDQGYQQPYDPAAYTQGGQGGYDAGYPEAEARPAGHQAEYSGYSPAQEGWPAPEPEVTESVPPLPQQPSESVVSPSLTDAGLPRRERQQPSSPQEQPAQETPEPEPENPPQPDGTDWRSTNDENWQRAESVREPKAGGVTPSGLPRRVPKANLVPGAAAQTPQGGPQVSRAPEDVRGRLSNLRRGVQQGRTAGTDTNGQATDRRFGGPQNQER; the protein is encoded by the coding sequence ATGCGGAACTGGCGGGTCGCCACACGTCTGAACGCGATTCTGCTGATCCCGGTGCTGGTCGCCCTCGTCTTCGGCGGCTTCCGGGTCAAGAGCTCGGTGGACACCTGGAACGAGGCGGAGACCGCGGTACGCACCGCGAACCTGGTCCGGGCCGCAGCCACGTACGGCAACGCGCTGGAGAACGAGCGGGACGTCACCGTCGTCCCGCTGCTCGCCGGCAAGCGGGAGTCGGCCACGGTGAGTTCGGCCTACGCCGCCACCGACAACGCCGCCCGCGACTTCAACGAGGCCGCGGGTCGCATACCCAAGGACTCCGACCTCCAGCGCCGGATGAACAACTTCCGCGTGGTCGAGCCCCAGTTGGCCTCCCTCCGCAAGTCCGCCTACACCGGCCAGCTGTCCGGTGTGCAGACCGAGGAGTGGTACGTCAGGATCCAGCACCCGCTGATGGAGCTGGCCAATGAACTCGGCTACGGCACCGACAACGGCGCCGCCTACGGCCGTACGCTCTACGCCGTCTCGCTGGCCAAGGCCGCGGAGTCGCTGACCCGGTCCATCGGGATGCACATCCTGGTCGACCCGTCGTCCACCTCGACCCAGCTCTCGCTCCAGCGGACCTCGCTCGGCTCGTACCAGTACCTGGAGACCATCGCGCTCGAGGAGTACGCGGGCGGCGGCACCGACGAGGACGCGCAGCGGCTCCAGGACGCGCAGAAGCAGGCGGTGGCCAAGGGCCAGGAGCAGATCACCGCGGCCCAGAACAAGGCGGTGGCGAGCCACTCGGCCTACGTCGTGCCGCCGGACCTGACCAAGATGGTCAACGACCTGGGCAACCCGGCCTACTCCCTGTCCCAGCTGCACGCCGAGGGCGTGACCCCCGAGTCGTACATGGCGGCCTCCACGCTGCTGTTCGAGGCGTACCGCTCGGTCGAGGTCCACCTCGCCGACCAGGCCACCACCAGCGCCGCCACGGTCGCCTCCGACGCCAGGCGGGACGCGCTGGCCAACTCGGCGATCGTGCTGGTCGCCCTGATCATCGCCTTCATCGTGGCCGGCCTGATGGCCCGCTCGATGAGCCGCAGCATGCGGCGGCTGCGCTCGGCGGCCTTCGACATCGCCGAGACCCGGCTGCCCGCGCTGGTCGACCAGCTGTCGCGTACCGACCCCGGCCGGGTGAACACCCAGGTCCAGCCGATCCCGATCAACACCCGGGACGAGATCGGCGAGGTCGCCCGCGCCTTCGACCAGGTGCACCGCGAGGCGGTCCGGCTGGCCGCCGAGCAGGCGCTGCTGCGGGGCAACGTCAACGCGATCTTCACCAACCTCTCCCAGCGCAACCAGGGCCTCATCCAGCGCCAGCTCACCCTGATCACCGAGCTGGAGAACAACGAGGCGGACCCGGACCAGCTGGAGCACCTGTTCAAGATGGACCACCTCGCCACGCGCATGCGGCGCAACGGCGAGAACCTGCTGGTCCTCGCGGGCCAGGAGCCCGGCCGCAACTGGAACCAGCCGGTGCCGCTGGTGGACGTGCTGCGCGCGGCCGCCTCCGAGGTGGAGGCGTACGACCGCATCGAGCTGGTCGGCATCCCCGACACCGACATCCACGGCAGCGCGGTCAGCGACCTCGTGCACCTGCTGGCCGAGCTGCTGGAGAACGCCACCTCGTTCTCCTCGCCGCAGACCAAGGTGCGGATCACCGCGACCCGGCTGCCGGACGGCCGGGTGATGGTCGAGATCCACGACAAGGGCATCGGCCTGACGGCCACGGACTTCGCGGACATCAACCACAAGCTGGCCGACCCGCCCACCGTGGACGTGGAGATCGCCAAGCGGATGGGTCTGTTCGTGGTCGGCCGGCTGGCCGAGCGGCACGGCATCCGGGTCCAGCTGCGCCCCTCGGGCGAGCAGGCCGGGACGACCTCGCTGGTCATGCTGCCCGAGCCGATCACCCACGGCGGTGGCGGCGAGGAGGAACTGCCCGAGGACGACCGGGACTTCACCGTCTCGCGGATCGTCCCCGAGCACACGGCCGTCGAGGAGGGCGCGGGCCTGCTGCGGCCGGAACTCGGCCACCAGCGCACGGCCGCGGAGCTCGGCTTCGACGACTCCCGCTACGAAGAGGGCAACTCCCTCGACCCGGTGGGCCGCTCGCTGCTCCGCGAGGAGCGCCGCGCCCAGCTGGGCGCCGCGGCCGCGGACCGCCAGGAGGACGTGCAGCAGCCCCAGCAGTCCCAGGAGCAACAGACGGCCCCGGCGTACGAGAACGGCGGCTACGAGCCCGCCCAGGGCGCCCAGGGCTACGACCAGAGCTATGACCCGGCCTACCAGCAGCAGACGTACGAGCAGGGCTTCCAGCCCGGCTACGACCAGCAGGGCTACGACGGCCACGGCTACAGCGAGCAGCCGGCCTCCGAGGGACTTGAGAGTTACGTACCGCAGCAGCCCCAACAGCCGGACCCGCAGCCGCAGAACGGTTTCTTCGGGCAGTCGTACGCACCTCAGTCGTACGACAGTTCCTTCGACTCCTTCGACCAGGGCTACCAGCAGCCGTACGACCCCGCCGCGTACACCCAGGGCGGCCAGGGCGGGTACGACGCCGGCTACCCGGAGGCGGAAGCGCGTCCCGCCGGTCACCAGGCGGAGTACTCCGGTTACTCCCCTGCTCAGGAGGGATGGCCGGCTCCGGAACCCGAGGTAACGGAATCCGTTCCGCCGCTCCCCCAGCAGCCGTCGGAGAGCGTAGTCTCGCCTTCGCTGACGGATGCCGGCCTGCCGCGCCGCGAACGGCAGCAACCGAGTTCACCTCAGGAACAGCCCGCTCAGGAGACCCCCGAGCCCGAGCCCGAGAACCCGCCGCAGCCGGACGGCACCGACTGGCGGTCGACCAACGACGAGAACTGGCAACGGGCCGAATCGGTCCGCGAGCCCAAGGCAGGCGGGGTCACCCCCTCCGGCCTGCCCCGCCGGGTGCCCAAGGCCAATCTGGTTCCGGGCGCCGCGGCGCAGACCCCGCAGGGTGGCCCACAGGTCTCCCGCGCACCGGAGGACGTACGCGGCAGGTTGAGTAATCTGCGACGTGGCGTCCAGCAAGGGCGCACTGCTGGAACTGACACGAACGGACAGGCCACCGATCGCCGATTCGGCGGCCCCCAGAACCAGGAGCGCTAG